The following proteins are co-located in the Neodiprion virginianus isolate iyNeoVirg1 chromosome 6, iyNeoVirg1.1, whole genome shotgun sequence genome:
- the LOC124306888 gene encoding hemicentin-2-like isoform X1 — MRPSTLLDSRHTSNQRVMDVLVCGGRGTQKAPPVGAGADVVLCDVSDSVIMRACSYVNYYVLCLVCWILLGITGVSTRSHSLVKRLNGLYTGPYFDTSSPQNITAQLGTHAYLPCKVRQLGNKSVSWIRKRDAHILTVDRYTFIADERFQAFYLDGQDTWTLQVKYVQPRDAGEYECQVSTEPKMSYFIKLNVVVPKIEIMGDRDIYVKTGSTVTLRCVIKQSLEEPSYVFWYHESGRVLIYQQGKLEMRKERVDSDTVSSLIIHTARREDSGNYTCSPSNLDSASVQLHVLNGEHPAAIQRGISSAPGGSGALWWLGGAVTLSSSHGERTFILAILVSLAVFVQTLHSYSGSLR; from the exons TGGTGGCCGTGGTACGCAAAAGGCGCCTCCAGTTGGGGCCGGGGCAGATGTAGTGCTTTGCGATGTCAGTGATTCCGTCATCATGAGGGCCTGCTCATATGTGAATTACTATGTTCTGTGCCTCGTCTGCTGGATTTTACTAGGCATCACGG GGGTCAGTACGAGGTCGCACTCGCTGGTGAAGAGGCTCAACGGACTCTACACCGGTCCCTACTTCGACACAAGTAGTCCCCAAAACATCACGGCGCAGCTTGGAACCCACGCCTACCTACCCTGCAAAGTCCGGCAGTTGGGTAACAAATCG GTGTCATGGATCAGGAAGCGAGATGCTCACATCCTAACGGTGGACAGATATACCTTCATCGCTGACGAACGGTTCCAAGCGTTCTATCTGGACGGCCAAGATACGTGGACCCTCCAGGTGAAGTATGTCCAGCCCCGGGACGCTGGCGAATACGAATGCCAAGTCTCCACTGAGCCGAAGATGAGCTACTTTATCAAGCTAAACGTTGTCG TTCCAAAAATCGAGATCATGGGAGACCGTGATATTTACGTGAAGACCGGAAGCACAGTGACCCTGCGGTGCGTGATAAAGCAGTCTCTGGAGGAGCCTTCCTACGTGTTTTGGTACCACGAGAGCGGTCGCGTACTCATATACCAGCAGGGTAAGCTGGAAATGAGGAAGGAACGAGTCGACAGCGACACCGTCAGCAGCCTCATCATACATACCGCGAGGCGTGAAGATTCCGGCAATTACACTTGCAGCCCAAGTAATTTGGATAGTGCCAGTGTACAACTCCACGTTCTTAACG GGGAGCATCCTGCCGCCATTCAAAGAGGCATTAGTTCTGCCCCAGGAGGCAGCGGGGCACTTTGGTGGCTAGGAGGTGCGGTAACTCTATCCTCGAGCCACGGGGAACGCACCTTTATTCTTGCCATCCTCGTTTCTCTGGCCGTCTTTGTCCAAACCCTACATTCCTACAGTGGTTCCCTGCGATAA
- the LOC124306888 gene encoding hemicentin-2-like isoform X3 has product MCLSGVSTRSHSLVKRLNGLYTGPYFDTSSPQNITAQLGTHAYLPCKVRQLGNKSVSWIRKRDAHILTVDRYTFIADERFQAFYLDGQDTWTLQVKYVQPRDAGEYECQVSTEPKMSYFIKLNVVVPKIEIMGDRDIYVKTGSTVTLRCVIKQSLEEPSYVFWYHESGRVLIYQQGKLEMRKERVDSDTVSSLIIHTARREDSGNYTCSPSNLDSASVQLHVLNGEHPAAIQRGISSAPGGSGALWWLGGAVTLSSSHGERTFILAILVSLAVFVQTLHSYSGSLR; this is encoded by the exons GGGTCAGTACGAGGTCGCACTCGCTGGTGAAGAGGCTCAACGGACTCTACACCGGTCCCTACTTCGACACAAGTAGTCCCCAAAACATCACGGCGCAGCTTGGAACCCACGCCTACCTACCCTGCAAAGTCCGGCAGTTGGGTAACAAATCG GTGTCATGGATCAGGAAGCGAGATGCTCACATCCTAACGGTGGACAGATATACCTTCATCGCTGACGAACGGTTCCAAGCGTTCTATCTGGACGGCCAAGATACGTGGACCCTCCAGGTGAAGTATGTCCAGCCCCGGGACGCTGGCGAATACGAATGCCAAGTCTCCACTGAGCCGAAGATGAGCTACTTTATCAAGCTAAACGTTGTCG TTCCAAAAATCGAGATCATGGGAGACCGTGATATTTACGTGAAGACCGGAAGCACAGTGACCCTGCGGTGCGTGATAAAGCAGTCTCTGGAGGAGCCTTCCTACGTGTTTTGGTACCACGAGAGCGGTCGCGTACTCATATACCAGCAGGGTAAGCTGGAAATGAGGAAGGAACGAGTCGACAGCGACACCGTCAGCAGCCTCATCATACATACCGCGAGGCGTGAAGATTCCGGCAATTACACTTGCAGCCCAAGTAATTTGGATAGTGCCAGTGTACAACTCCACGTTCTTAACG GGGAGCATCCTGCCGCCATTCAAAGAGGCATTAGTTCTGCCCCAGGAGGCAGCGGGGCACTTTGGTGGCTAGGAGGTGCGGTAACTCTATCCTCGAGCCACGGGGAACGCACCTTTATTCTTGCCATCCTCGTTTCTCTGGCCGTCTTTGTCCAAACCCTACATTCCTACAGTGGTTCCCTGCGATAA
- the LOC124306888 gene encoding hemicentin-2-like isoform X2 — protein sequence MRACSYVNYYVLCLVCWILLGITGVSTRSHSLVKRLNGLYTGPYFDTSSPQNITAQLGTHAYLPCKVRQLGNKSVSWIRKRDAHILTVDRYTFIADERFQAFYLDGQDTWTLQVKYVQPRDAGEYECQVSTEPKMSYFIKLNVVVPKIEIMGDRDIYVKTGSTVTLRCVIKQSLEEPSYVFWYHESGRVLIYQQGKLEMRKERVDSDTVSSLIIHTARREDSGNYTCSPSNLDSASVQLHVLNGEHPAAIQRGISSAPGGSGALWWLGGAVTLSSSHGERTFILAILVSLAVFVQTLHSYSGSLR from the exons ATGAGGGCCTGCTCATATGTGAATTACTATGTTCTGTGCCTCGTCTGCTGGATTTTACTAGGCATCACGG GGGTCAGTACGAGGTCGCACTCGCTGGTGAAGAGGCTCAACGGACTCTACACCGGTCCCTACTTCGACACAAGTAGTCCCCAAAACATCACGGCGCAGCTTGGAACCCACGCCTACCTACCCTGCAAAGTCCGGCAGTTGGGTAACAAATCG GTGTCATGGATCAGGAAGCGAGATGCTCACATCCTAACGGTGGACAGATATACCTTCATCGCTGACGAACGGTTCCAAGCGTTCTATCTGGACGGCCAAGATACGTGGACCCTCCAGGTGAAGTATGTCCAGCCCCGGGACGCTGGCGAATACGAATGCCAAGTCTCCACTGAGCCGAAGATGAGCTACTTTATCAAGCTAAACGTTGTCG TTCCAAAAATCGAGATCATGGGAGACCGTGATATTTACGTGAAGACCGGAAGCACAGTGACCCTGCGGTGCGTGATAAAGCAGTCTCTGGAGGAGCCTTCCTACGTGTTTTGGTACCACGAGAGCGGTCGCGTACTCATATACCAGCAGGGTAAGCTGGAAATGAGGAAGGAACGAGTCGACAGCGACACCGTCAGCAGCCTCATCATACATACCGCGAGGCGTGAAGATTCCGGCAATTACACTTGCAGCCCAAGTAATTTGGATAGTGCCAGTGTACAACTCCACGTTCTTAACG GGGAGCATCCTGCCGCCATTCAAAGAGGCATTAGTTCTGCCCCAGGAGGCAGCGGGGCACTTTGGTGGCTAGGAGGTGCGGTAACTCTATCCTCGAGCCACGGGGAACGCACCTTTATTCTTGCCATCCTCGTTTCTCTGGCCGTCTTTGTCCAAACCCTACATTCCTACAGTGGTTCCCTGCGATAA